The Melopsittacus undulatus isolate bMelUnd1 chromosome 12, bMelUnd1.mat.Z, whole genome shotgun sequence genome has a segment encoding these proteins:
- the TBX1 gene encoding T-box transcription factor TBX1 isoform X1, with translation MDENSPLSPKANAFSIASLISVAAAAEQAGKGALEERRGGRSAPARPGCRSQKMHFSTVTRDMEAISSPWLTQLSHFCDVAAFTANSLSSLNASGGYHLSPSPGDPYGQHEPPHYEPCTAQQHPHPQPQPQHGYPFGGAAAAAGANPPPPGPEPPEGAGGAAAGPAAVSGCSTGSATAAKAPVKKNPKVANVSVQLEMKALWDEFNQLGTEMIVTKAGRRMFPTFQVKIFGMDPMADYMLLMDFVPVDDKRYRYAFHSSSWLVAGKADPATPGRVHYHPDSPAKGAQWMKQIVSFDKLKLTNNLLDDNGHIILNSMHRYQPRFHVVYVDPRKDSEKYAEENFKTFVFEETRFTAVTAYQNHRITQLKIASNPFAKGFRDCDPEDWPRNHRPGALPLMSAFARSRNPVSSPAHQNGTEKDAAESRREFEREAAGGTALHAEAAHQQLMSRVLSPALPGGGGGLVPLGGAGGGRPSPPHHELRLEPAASEPLHHHPYKYPPAAAAAYDHYLGAKSRPAPYPLPSIRGHSYHHHHHHHHHHMNAAAAAAAAANMYSSSGAPASYDYGPR, from the exons ATGGACGAAAACAGCCCTCTGTCTCCCAAGGCAAATGCTTTCAGTATCGCCTCTCTGATTTCAGTCGCCGCCGCCGCCGAGCAAGCAGGGAAGGGAGCGCTGGAGGAGCGGCGCGGCGGCCGCAGCGCGCCCGCCCGCCCCGGCTGCCGCTCGCAGAAGATGCACTTCAGCACCGTCACCAGGGACATGGAAG CTATCTCCAGCCCCTGGCTCACCCAGCTGTCCCATTTTTGCGATGTTGCAGCTTTCACGGCCAACAGCCTGAGCAGCCTGAACGCCTCCGGGGGGTACCACCTCTCCCCTTCCCCGGGGGACCCGTACGGACAGCATGAACCGCCACACTACGAGCCTTGCACGGCTCAGCAGCATCCGCACCCgcagccacagccccagcacgGCTACCCCTtcggcggggcggcggcggcagccGGGGCCAATCCGCCGCCCCCAGGCCCCGAGCCGCCCGAGGGCGCCGGGGGAGCCGCCGCGGGGCCGGCCGCCGTCTCGGGCTGCTCCACGGGGTCGGCCACCGCGGCTAAGGCGCCAGTGAAGAAGAACCCGAAGGTGGCCAACGTGAGCGTCCAGTTGGAGATGAAGGCTCTGTGGGACGAGTTCAACCAGCTGGGCACCGAGATGATCGTCACCAAGGCCGGCAG GCGCATGTTCCCCACCTTCCAGGTGAAGATATTCGGGATGGACCCTATGGCAGACTACATGCTCCTCATGGATTTCGTCCCTGTGGACGACAAAAGATATCG GTACGCCttccacagctcctcctggctggTGGCCGGCAAAGCCGACCCCGCCACCCCCGGGAGGGTGCACTACCACCCCGACTCCCCGGCGAAAGGGGCGCAGTGGATGAAGCAGATCGTTTCGTTCGATAAGCTCAAACTGACCAACAATTTACTGGATGACAACGGGCAT ATCATTTTGAACTCCATGCACAGATACCAGCCGCGTTTTCACGTGGTCTACGTGGACCCCCGGAAAGACAGCGAGAAATACGCGGAGGAGAACTTCAAAACCTTCGTCTTCGAGGAGACGCGCTTCACAGCCGTGACCGCCTACCAGAACCACCGA ATCACACAGCTGAAGATCGCCAGCAACCCTTTCGCCAAGGGATTCAGAGACTGTGACCCTGAGGACTG GCCCAGGAATCACAGGCCAGGGGCCCTTCCTCTCATGAGTGCTTTTGCCAGATCCCGGAATCCAGTCTCTTCCCCGGCACACCAGAATGGGACAGAGAAAG ATGCTGCCGAGAGCCGGCGGGAGTTCGAGCGGGAGGCGGCCGGCGGGACGGCGCTGCACGCCGAGGCCGCGCACCAGCAGCTCATGTCCCGCGTGCTCAGCCCCGCGCtgccgggcggcggcggcggcctgGTGCCCCTGGGCGGTGCGGGCGGCGGCCGGCCCAGCCCTCCCCACCACGAACTGCGCCTGGAGCCCGCCGCCTCGGAGCCGCTCCACCACCACCCCTACAAGTACCCGCCGGCGGCGGCTGCCGCCTACGACCACTACCTGGGGGCGAAGAGCCGGCCCGCGCCCtaccccctccccagcatccgcGGGCACagctaccaccaccaccaccaccaccatcaccaccacatgAACGCGGcggccgcggcggcggcggctgccaACATGTACTCGTCGTCCGGCGCTCCCGCCAGCTACGACTACGGGCCCAGATAA
- the TBX1 gene encoding T-box transcription factor TBX1 isoform X2 encodes MDENSPLSPKANAFSIASLISVAAAAEQAGKGALEERRGGRSAPARPGCRSQKMHFSTVTRDMEAFTANSLSSLNASGGYHLSPSPGDPYGQHEPPHYEPCTAQQHPHPQPQPQHGYPFGGAAAAAGANPPPPGPEPPEGAGGAAAGPAAVSGCSTGSATAAKAPVKKNPKVANVSVQLEMKALWDEFNQLGTEMIVTKAGRRMFPTFQVKIFGMDPMADYMLLMDFVPVDDKRYRYAFHSSSWLVAGKADPATPGRVHYHPDSPAKGAQWMKQIVSFDKLKLTNNLLDDNGHIILNSMHRYQPRFHVVYVDPRKDSEKYAEENFKTFVFEETRFTAVTAYQNHRITQLKIASNPFAKGFRDCDPEDWPRNHRPGALPLMSAFARSRNPVSSPAHQNGTEKDAAESRREFEREAAGGTALHAEAAHQQLMSRVLSPALPGGGGGLVPLGGAGGGRPSPPHHELRLEPAASEPLHHHPYKYPPAAAAAYDHYLGAKSRPAPYPLPSIRGHSYHHHHHHHHHHMNAAAAAAAAANMYSSSGAPASYDYGPR; translated from the exons ATGGACGAAAACAGCCCTCTGTCTCCCAAGGCAAATGCTTTCAGTATCGCCTCTCTGATTTCAGTCGCCGCCGCCGCCGAGCAAGCAGGGAAGGGAGCGCTGGAGGAGCGGCGCGGCGGCCGCAGCGCGCCCGCCCGCCCCGGCTGCCGCTCGCAGAAGATGCACTTCAGCACCGTCACCAGGGACATGGAAG CTTTCACGGCCAACAGCCTGAGCAGCCTGAACGCCTCCGGGGGGTACCACCTCTCCCCTTCCCCGGGGGACCCGTACGGACAGCATGAACCGCCACACTACGAGCCTTGCACGGCTCAGCAGCATCCGCACCCgcagccacagccccagcacgGCTACCCCTtcggcggggcggcggcggcagccGGGGCCAATCCGCCGCCCCCAGGCCCCGAGCCGCCCGAGGGCGCCGGGGGAGCCGCCGCGGGGCCGGCCGCCGTCTCGGGCTGCTCCACGGGGTCGGCCACCGCGGCTAAGGCGCCAGTGAAGAAGAACCCGAAGGTGGCCAACGTGAGCGTCCAGTTGGAGATGAAGGCTCTGTGGGACGAGTTCAACCAGCTGGGCACCGAGATGATCGTCACCAAGGCCGGCAG GCGCATGTTCCCCACCTTCCAGGTGAAGATATTCGGGATGGACCCTATGGCAGACTACATGCTCCTCATGGATTTCGTCCCTGTGGACGACAAAAGATATCG GTACGCCttccacagctcctcctggctggTGGCCGGCAAAGCCGACCCCGCCACCCCCGGGAGGGTGCACTACCACCCCGACTCCCCGGCGAAAGGGGCGCAGTGGATGAAGCAGATCGTTTCGTTCGATAAGCTCAAACTGACCAACAATTTACTGGATGACAACGGGCAT ATCATTTTGAACTCCATGCACAGATACCAGCCGCGTTTTCACGTGGTCTACGTGGACCCCCGGAAAGACAGCGAGAAATACGCGGAGGAGAACTTCAAAACCTTCGTCTTCGAGGAGACGCGCTTCACAGCCGTGACCGCCTACCAGAACCACCGA ATCACACAGCTGAAGATCGCCAGCAACCCTTTCGCCAAGGGATTCAGAGACTGTGACCCTGAGGACTG GCCCAGGAATCACAGGCCAGGGGCCCTTCCTCTCATGAGTGCTTTTGCCAGATCCCGGAATCCAGTCTCTTCCCCGGCACACCAGAATGGGACAGAGAAAG ATGCTGCCGAGAGCCGGCGGGAGTTCGAGCGGGAGGCGGCCGGCGGGACGGCGCTGCACGCCGAGGCCGCGCACCAGCAGCTCATGTCCCGCGTGCTCAGCCCCGCGCtgccgggcggcggcggcggcctgGTGCCCCTGGGCGGTGCGGGCGGCGGCCGGCCCAGCCCTCCCCACCACGAACTGCGCCTGGAGCCCGCCGCCTCGGAGCCGCTCCACCACCACCCCTACAAGTACCCGCCGGCGGCGGCTGCCGCCTACGACCACTACCTGGGGGCGAAGAGCCGGCCCGCGCCCtaccccctccccagcatccgcGGGCACagctaccaccaccaccaccaccaccatcaccaccacatgAACGCGGcggccgcggcggcggcggctgccaACATGTACTCGTCGTCCGGCGCTCCCGCCAGCTACGACTACGGGCCCAGATAA
- the TBX1 gene encoding T-box transcription factor TBX1 isoform X3 — translation MHFSTVTRDMEAISSPWLTQLSHFCDVAAFTANSLSSLNASGGYHLSPSPGDPYGQHEPPHYEPCTAQQHPHPQPQPQHGYPFGGAAAAAGANPPPPGPEPPEGAGGAAAGPAAVSGCSTGSATAAKAPVKKNPKVANVSVQLEMKALWDEFNQLGTEMIVTKAGRRMFPTFQVKIFGMDPMADYMLLMDFVPVDDKRYRYAFHSSSWLVAGKADPATPGRVHYHPDSPAKGAQWMKQIVSFDKLKLTNNLLDDNGHIILNSMHRYQPRFHVVYVDPRKDSEKYAEENFKTFVFEETRFTAVTAYQNHRITQLKIASNPFAKGFRDCDPEDWPRNHRPGALPLMSAFARSRNPVSSPAHQNGTEKDAAESRREFEREAAGGTALHAEAAHQQLMSRVLSPALPGGGGGLVPLGGAGGGRPSPPHHELRLEPAASEPLHHHPYKYPPAAAAAYDHYLGAKSRPAPYPLPSIRGHSYHHHHHHHHHHMNAAAAAAAAANMYSSSGAPASYDYGPR, via the exons ATGCACTTCAGCACCGTCACCAGGGACATGGAAG CTATCTCCAGCCCCTGGCTCACCCAGCTGTCCCATTTTTGCGATGTTGCAGCTTTCACGGCCAACAGCCTGAGCAGCCTGAACGCCTCCGGGGGGTACCACCTCTCCCCTTCCCCGGGGGACCCGTACGGACAGCATGAACCGCCACACTACGAGCCTTGCACGGCTCAGCAGCATCCGCACCCgcagccacagccccagcacgGCTACCCCTtcggcggggcggcggcggcagccGGGGCCAATCCGCCGCCCCCAGGCCCCGAGCCGCCCGAGGGCGCCGGGGGAGCCGCCGCGGGGCCGGCCGCCGTCTCGGGCTGCTCCACGGGGTCGGCCACCGCGGCTAAGGCGCCAGTGAAGAAGAACCCGAAGGTGGCCAACGTGAGCGTCCAGTTGGAGATGAAGGCTCTGTGGGACGAGTTCAACCAGCTGGGCACCGAGATGATCGTCACCAAGGCCGGCAG GCGCATGTTCCCCACCTTCCAGGTGAAGATATTCGGGATGGACCCTATGGCAGACTACATGCTCCTCATGGATTTCGTCCCTGTGGACGACAAAAGATATCG GTACGCCttccacagctcctcctggctggTGGCCGGCAAAGCCGACCCCGCCACCCCCGGGAGGGTGCACTACCACCCCGACTCCCCGGCGAAAGGGGCGCAGTGGATGAAGCAGATCGTTTCGTTCGATAAGCTCAAACTGACCAACAATTTACTGGATGACAACGGGCAT ATCATTTTGAACTCCATGCACAGATACCAGCCGCGTTTTCACGTGGTCTACGTGGACCCCCGGAAAGACAGCGAGAAATACGCGGAGGAGAACTTCAAAACCTTCGTCTTCGAGGAGACGCGCTTCACAGCCGTGACCGCCTACCAGAACCACCGA ATCACACAGCTGAAGATCGCCAGCAACCCTTTCGCCAAGGGATTCAGAGACTGTGACCCTGAGGACTG GCCCAGGAATCACAGGCCAGGGGCCCTTCCTCTCATGAGTGCTTTTGCCAGATCCCGGAATCCAGTCTCTTCCCCGGCACACCAGAATGGGACAGAGAAAG ATGCTGCCGAGAGCCGGCGGGAGTTCGAGCGGGAGGCGGCCGGCGGGACGGCGCTGCACGCCGAGGCCGCGCACCAGCAGCTCATGTCCCGCGTGCTCAGCCCCGCGCtgccgggcggcggcggcggcctgGTGCCCCTGGGCGGTGCGGGCGGCGGCCGGCCCAGCCCTCCCCACCACGAACTGCGCCTGGAGCCCGCCGCCTCGGAGCCGCTCCACCACCACCCCTACAAGTACCCGCCGGCGGCGGCTGCCGCCTACGACCACTACCTGGGGGCGAAGAGCCGGCCCGCGCCCtaccccctccccagcatccgcGGGCACagctaccaccaccaccaccaccaccatcaccaccacatgAACGCGGcggccgcggcggcggcggctgccaACATGTACTCGTCGTCCGGCGCTCCCGCCAGCTACGACTACGGGCCCAGATAA